The sequence below is a genomic window from Mycobacterium spongiae.
GATAGATCACCTAGAGCCGCAGGGTCCAGCGGTGGCCCCGGAAGTGCATCACAGTGCGGCTCAAAGGTGTGATGTCGATGCGCCAGAACGACTTCGGTCCAACGTCAAGCGCCAGCAGGACCGCCGCGCGGATCACCGCCGGATGCGTCACCGCCACGGTCCGTGATGCGCTTTCCGACAGCGGGTCCAGCGACTCCAGCGACTCCAGCCATCCGGCTATCCGGTCGATCAGGTTCACGATCGACTCGCCGCCATGGGGTGCCTGGGCCGGGTCGCAAAGCCACACTCGCAGCTCCTCCGGAGGAACACCCTGGAGCGCTTGGCCCTGCCATCGGCCGCAGTCGAGGTCCGCCAACCGAGGCTCCGTCGTAGCCGCCAGTCCCAGCAGCTGCGCGGTCTGGCGTGCCCGCTGCTCTGGCCCGACCAGCT
It includes:
- a CDS encoding histidine phosphatase family protein, yielding MTDVVRLILVSHAQTDAMAAPRFPADEPLNATGHRQAQAVAALGLRDLGGQARQLVGPEQRARQTAQLLGLAATTEPRLADLDCGRWQGQALQGVPPEELRVWLCDPAQAPHGGESIVNLIDRIAGWLESLESLDPLSESASRTVAVTHPAVIRAAVLLALDVGPKSFWRIDITPLSRTVMHFRGHRWTLRL